In Populus nigra chromosome 10, ddPopNigr1.1, whole genome shotgun sequence, the following proteins share a genomic window:
- the LOC133705204 gene encoding large ribosomal subunit protein eL38z/eL38y-like, which translates to MPKQIHEIKDFLLTARRKDARSVKIKRRRDVVKFKVRCSKYLYTLCVFDPEKADKLKQSLPPGLSVQEL; encoded by the exons ATG CCAAAGCAGATACATGAAATCAAGGATTTTCTTCTCACAGCAAGAAGGAAGGATGCTCGTTCTGTTAAAATCAAGAGGAGAAGAGATGTGGTGAAGTTCAAGGTTCGATGCTCCAAGTATCTTTACACACTATGTGTGTTTGATCCTGAGAAGGCTGACAAGTTGAAGCAATCTCTTCCTCCAG